The Oncorhynchus nerka isolate Pitt River linkage group LG12, Oner_Uvic_2.0, whole genome shotgun sequence genome contains the following window.
CGAGCGgccgtacccctgcacactgtGTGACAAACGTTTTGCATCCAGCAGCTGCGTTAAAAAAACACATGAGAACTCATACAGGGGAGAAACCTTATCGGTGTATAAGGTGTGGTAAGAGATTCACTGAAAGCGGCAACCTGAAAATACACCAGCGAGTTCATAGAGAAAAAGTCTAAGTTGTCCGAAAGTTCTTGAGGGACGTTGTGCTCTGTACAGCAGGGTTCCCCGACTGGCGACCCGCGGACCGAATTTagattttcattgttggacataagactgtaaaaacaccaggaaatcatctATTGGTTTTCATTTCTAAAATATATTCCCAAGTACTGCCACGCATAATAGACAGACATATTTGATTGTAtagtaatgataataataattgaTTGGATTTATATTAGCACTTTTCTGCTAACTGAGGTACTCAAAGTACTTTACATAGTAGGCGGaaactcacctcatccactatcaATGTGCAGCACCCACCTCAGTGATGCACAGTGACCATTTTTATGCCAAAACTCTACCCCACACATCAGCTATCAGGTGGAGAGGTGAGTAGTGATATATTCCATTTAGGAATGAGAGGGATGATTCAGTGGCCATGATGGAATGTGGTCAACATCCATACTCTTACAATAAGCACCATGGGATTTTGAAAGACCACGGAGAGTCACGACACCCATTTTAACGTGCCATCCAAAAGAAGGCACCCTTCACAGGACAATGTTCAAaaatgtaatcaaggtttgaaattttttgttttagtcaaatatctGTTTAGGCGTCTTGCGGTCATTTTGCAGTATAAAACCATTTTTGTATTATGTTCCGGCCCACGACCATCCGCTCCAGAAAGAAATtggcccgcggctgaatctaatTGATGATCTCTGCATGACACATTATGAAGGCTGTCATAATTGTTGAGGATTCCTGGAAAAGTTTTTGTATAGATTTTGTGTATATGACTATTCCTCTTGTTAATAAAGaagacattattatgagcagcAATGGGGCAGAACACTTTGTCTCTATTTACTTACACACTGGTTACATTTACTCCTAATTCACCTGCAACTATGAGAAATAGCATTCTTATTCTGGAGGCCTCAGTCTATATCCCACTACCGTTACATTATATTCTGTATAGGAAACCATAGTTACAATGTTTATTTAAATGCTCACACGCCTTCCATGAAAATACCCTAGGAAAGTGACCGCCTTGTAGTTGAACTTTTTGAATGTTTTCAAGTGCAAAATCTACAAAAATTAAAACCCAATCAAACATGTTCATAAAAGGCATCGAGCAGTAGTAAATTAATCCACAAACACCAATTTTATTATATCTTAAATGACCGCATTATGAATTTGATAATGAATCCGATTCAAAACTGGATATGTAAGTGGGAGAGGCGGTCACTTAGCGAATGCAAAAATGTTTAATCCAGAACAGACAGTTGAAATACATGAGTATTTACATATTCTATTTAAAATGTAAAATACACTGGCCAAATGAATCAATGTCTACCAATGGTATTTGAAAGTATTTTGAAAAGAAAATACTATTTTCAATAACTAACCATTATATCAGACATACGTGCTATTTAGCTGACAATGAAGGTTATTGGTGGGCAATGGGAGCTGATCGAGGTTTGTTGGTGCTGGTCTCATCTGATATTTCATCATCCTCAACTGACGAGAGGTCGGACAAGGTAGAGTCTGGTACCTGTAAATGGAAAACGCAACTAAGCACAAGAACCTGCCTCACTTTATGACCTTTGGACTACTAGGTATTGATACAGGGGGAGGGTTACATCATTGCCAAACCTAGTCCTGGAAAACCATACAACTACAGTTTAGTTAGTTGAACCACTCACAGACAAATCTCATATCCAAGCTATCTCAATGTATTACAGACACTGAATTCACTGAAGCCCGAAGATGGGTTTCGACAATGTATAAAACATCCAATTCCATTCCCAAATGCTTTCACACTGGTTGGTCATTTTCAAGGCAGCAAGACAACACACAGATGACATATTAACTTATTTATTAGAACTGTACAAAGATGGCAGCATACAAGGTAAGGTGTTAACATCTACGTATCTACTATATGGCAGGTTATGGTTACAACAGGATATAATGTGATGTCAAAAACAACAGTAGCATCAAAAGCAACGTCCTGCATAAGAAAAGGCATATGGAAATTAAGCTAGATTATTGAGCACACACTGAGCAACATTCACAAACAGTTGGTCAACATTTATTCATCAACATGCTGAATAAATGCAAGCTCATTAGTGTGACTTAAGGATATTTGATGGAGGAATAATATGGGATAGAAAGTCATTAAACAGGCAGCTAGTTATTCCATTGATTTCATCTCCACCTCTGCGGGGGCTGGTGTCTTCTGAGACTGGGAggatgtggtggtggggggtggtgCCAGCCGGGGGTAAAAGGGACCTACCAGCCAGTTGAGGGATGTGTTGTTAACCAGGTAGTCCATGACGCCATCCAGCGACTCCTTCATCTTGCCCAGCTGGGCCTTGCTGCTGGCCAGCACGCCGTCCGACAGGTCCCCAAACGCCGCCGCTTTGCTGAAGCTGGAGTAGACCTGGGAGGCGGAGTGGCTGAGGAACAGCGCCTCCTTCTGGATGTTCTGGGGAAGGCCCTGCAGGCCAGACACCAGCACCTGGCATGTTGTCTGCAGCTGCTGGGTGAGGGAGCGTGCTATGGCCAGGGTCCTTGACTCTATATTCTGGGGGATAAATGATGAAGACCATTTAATTCACCTGTATCTTCACATACAATGAAGTAGCTTTTTCCTCAAGGTGTAGTCAAATAAAATAACTTAAATATGCAATTTGGACGCAAAACTGCAAGAGATGGTTCATGTACAATATGATGTGGCTAAAATGGTATTCTATGATGAGTGCTCTTAAGTATGGTCATTACCTCAGCCTCATTGCCATCGGCTTCCTCATTAGACTTCCACTCAATCAGGGAGCTCAGTTTCCCTTTCACCTTCTGGTTAGCTCCGTCAATATTCTTTCTGGTGTATTCAATCTAAAAGGGTTGAAAAAGAAATGATAGACTTCACAACGAACATCTCATTCCCACATAATTTAAATGAATCCAGTGCAAGGGAACCTCATCAGATCTTATTACATCTCATGAAAGACAGTTAAAATAATTGCCATTTACTCCTTCTGCAGAATTGACACATTCTATGGAGAAGAAAGTGTTCCATTTCCACTTCTATCATTTGATGTCAACACTCACCAGGTCTACAGTGTGGTTGAGTTGTGAGATGGACTCCTGGCTGCGCTGCTTGGCGTCTTTGACCTGGGCCAGAGCCTTGTGGTATGCCCTCTTACGCAGCTTGGTAGACAGAGAGCCCAGACGGACATAGTAGCTAGGTGCATCCTTCGCCACGTCGAATCCTTCGACCATTTTAGCCTCGATTTCTGGCAAGGTGAAAAGAGGAACATGAAACTAAAGCGGCAATCAGGAGTTGAAACAATAAAGGGGAATTAGgactagagaaatgtaaccactctcatatTCAAAgacagctatggatgcaaggactggccatccatggtatcaaaattatagttttaaccatgttttcgGGCTATACAGTGATTGTTTACatgttgtttacaaacattggattaGTAGAAGCTTAtactttgggttctgatggggtacgacagttgaactaagctcatgaggcatttcaaAATTATATTCATCAAGAATCAATGGTTGCATATCGTTAATTTATAAGTCAGAAAATGGATGTagctgtcacaccctggccatagagaggcttttattctctattttgggtaggccagggtgtgactatggtgggcattctagtttctttaattctatgttctttattgtttctggccgagtgtggttcccaatcagaggcagctgtctatcattgtctctgattggagatcatacttaggcagccctttcccTCCTTCTGTGTGGGATCTTGTTCTTTGTTTGTGTGCAGGTAGTTTGCACAATGAAGCTGTTTGGTGGTTgtagtctttattgttttgtcttTTCTAAAAGTTTCACTTCTTTAATAAATTAGTTGGAACTCAAagtacgctgtgccttggtctcatCCTTCCGACGACAGCCGTGACAgtagcaactgctgattgtcCCTTTAAGCATTACTTTGAGCgttttgtgtaaaaaaaaaaatcaagttATTGTAATcattgtaaatgtaatgtaaacgtTTGCTGACATTGTATGGGTTTAAGTGAGCAAGCTTAGTGAATCTAATCACACATAGTATTATGAGTAAATGAGTAGTTGACTTCCTAACCTTGAGTTTATTGACAACATATATGTTTTGGAAGTGTTGTAGGATACATTGTGTACAGGATTATTCCTCTTTATTCGTCACTGTACTGTAAACCAAAATGATTTAGCCCAAAACAACCAGAAATGTTCTCTTTTGGTCATTAGAAAAAATGGGCCATGTCTGAATAATCTTAGTTTCTGAGAATCTCAAGCTGCCTTTTCTCCGGAATGTTGATGAAGATCAACAGCATAGCTAAATAGTATCAATGACTAATCTTAATGCTCTTCGGTTTTGTTGCTAGCCCCAGTCCAATTATTCAGTCATCACTGAGAATCCATTGTAAGAGACTGTTAGGTTATATAAGCCTAGCTCTCACTCACCCAACTCGTCCTCAGTGCAAGGCAGGTACTGGTCCACCAGGCTCTCGGAGGTGGTGAGTGCCGTGTCCATTCCGCTGCTGACCATCTGGGCCACACGGCTCTCCATCACCGTATTCACGCTGCCGCTGACCGCAGCCCGGGTCATCTGCATTCTATCCTGGACGGCAGCACGAGTCATCTCCACGCCGTCCTGCACGGCACCCCTGGTCCGGTCCACTGCATTGGTCAAGGTGTGGGACACACTGTCCTTGGCCCCTGTGACGGTGTTGGACATCACGTCTTTGGCACCGGTCACTGCATACTTGGCGTTGGCGACAATCTAGACAGGAAGAATGGAATAGGGACGAAAAATTTTGTTTTTCATTTAACCAGGAAAGTCACATTGAGATTGAACTTAATTTTTCAAATGAGTGAGTCCTGGCCTTTGGATTACCACTGACTGACTAGACACTTGCTTATAACAGAGGGAGAGCCCGGTCCAGATAGATGATACGTCACTGATTTTGACACACACAGGTTATGAGTCATTGCTCCTCCCTCTATGGTTGGCCAACCTGACTGGCATCCGCTTGATTCATTGTGAAATGCGGTGTTGCGTTGTGTCATTCGGTACCAAGTAATAACTGGGGAGTGAGAGTCATATACCTGCTCAGAAGGCTGGTGCAGGATTGGCAAGGTCTTCTCAATCTTATCCAGACCTTTGCAGGCCAAGTCATTGGCCATGGAAACTGGTGGCAGAAAAAGAGGGCATAACATTATAAGCTAAATGTATCACATTCAAGGTTGGGAATGGAGAGTCACAAATTGTAGCACTACAGAAGAATACTAAAAAAGTGTTACTGGTTCAAGACAAGACCAAATATGTGATTACTAGGTAAAAGTTTATGTTGTTGAGCAACAGCTCATAGATGACTGGACGGACTTTCTGGTCCTTACACAATTAGGAAGTGTAACTCAATATTTCTTTCCACGATCTAatgctgagcgattaaccaatATTTCCGGGATTTTCGgttattaaacaactaattgaccgatGTTGGTTCAATTACTTGAATTCCATTTACTTCGGGGGTTTTGTGAGCCCAACGCGCCGTTTCACTAGAGAAAATTCTAATCGTTCACGAGAGAAATAAACTCAATAACTATGTGGGTCGCTGGGCTAAAGCGAGTTGTAGTTTTCATTAAGCTAATATTCAACCTATTTCAGTGCAGAAACGTGGTAATTAACgtcaatgaccataatccattgcgcaaTTTTTGTCCGGCTCAGGCATAGATCGCAAGAGATAGAGACAGTTCGTGATAGTATGCCTTATCTTTGAAGAAACAGTACAATTGTTTTGTTAGACAGTTCTGCAGCTAGCCTAGCTAAATTGGGTTGCTgagaaatataataaataataaaatattttTAAAGTTTTGGTTTTTGAAAAAGGTACACTAGTCGTGTATATCGGACCGATATAGGCTTCTCAGCACCCCGCGTTGAAATTGCAATTAAAAAGCTACAAAGTAActgtaatgttttaaaaatatTATCGAAACCGAAAAGCCCTGCCTATTTGTTTATAATCGAAACCAAACTGACCTAGAAAAGCACAGTATTTTTTGTAATAAGCATATGTTTAAAGCCTTATACTAGACATTCCATTCTGGCAAAGCGCTTGCTTTTCCATTTTCAGCTCTCCAGATTTGACCACCACATAGGAAATTAATCAAATAGATTAAACTCAATATGTAGGTCCACATTAGTGAAAATATACCAGGTGGCTATAGATTTGGAGATGGCTACAGATTCTTACTTTGTGGCTCCAGCTTGCCGATGATGGGTGCTGCACCGGTGAGCGCTGCAGTGGTGAGGTTCCTAACCCCCTGCTCGGCCACCTCACACATAGACTTGAGGTAGGGGTGGTTATCCTTGGTGGTGCAGTAGGCACTGGACACCATATCATACGTGGAGCTCACCAATGGGAGGCTGGTCACCCTCTCAACCACATTCTGGTGAGAAATTGAGTTGAAAATGGATGTTAGAACACTGCGTGTTACAATATCTCAAGAGTAATGTCAGCAATGACACAAGTAGAAACCCTAAGTATGCTATAGGCTTCTGAATGTATAGATTTTCCTTCAGATTTAAAATGAGCAACCTAACCCACCTGGGGTCCAACGGATCAATGCCTAGCAGCTCCTGACTAAAGTTGGCTACTGTAATATAAAACTTGAACTTGCTATCCTTTATCATAACGTTGGACCCGTAAACACACAAtcaaaaataaagacaaacctaGAACCAAGCCAATTGAATGTCAACTATCTGAGGAGTTGTAGCCTATCATTTTCTGTATATGCACTTATGTCCTGTTTCATTATCAGCTGGCATACACTACTTTGATCCGTTTCACTCCCCAAAAGAGACATACCTGGTTATTGACGACTTCAACGACTTCCATGTCTGCAAACCTAAACAAGAGAAGAAAGACATTAAGACGTTATGGACATTTAATTTCTTTCAACAACGCAAAAAAGTTATTTTCTGCTACATTGCTTTGATAAACTCACAAGGAAAAAATACGATTTAATATTTCTACATCATTATGTCTACTCAATTATCTACCCAAACAACATCAGGGAAAGTGATATTGATTGATACAGTGTAGCAGCAAACGTTACTGTATGCTGTCAAATTCGAAAGAGGAACTCTCGCGTTCAGACAAATATCCACCAAATTGGTTGATCATGAAATCAAATAAACACAAAAGTATGATAATAATAAAATTGAACAAGGTTACCTACCACGTTAGTTGGTTAATTTTGGTGAATGATGATTATCCCAGCAGTGTAATAACTTACTCCGTTTCAGGTTTGATTTGATTGTGAACTAACAACGTCCCATTTATAGTATCTGCTTCTCGCGAGATATTGCTAATAACTTGACGTAACCGCCTCAAAAAATTATAGGGCAAAGGTAACGAGGGGGAAAATGGCAGGGGATTTCCTAGATAAATGAATGGCCTGACACAGTCCTGCATCAGTTGAGGATAAACGATGTCAGACATTTAACACATTGCATGTGGTAGCTTCTTACACTAACAACCTCTATAGTGGATATCCCCATAGATGTTATATTTATTTTTGTAGGATTACTGGGATAACATGTATATGAATACGTAATGTACTGCTGTTTGGATTCTATTCCACATTCATTCAGAGATTCCCTTTTAATAACCCTTAAAGTAGGCTGTGGCCATTTCGGGAATACATCCCTAGCCAAAAAGTCATTGAATTTCATAGACTGAGCTATTGAACCTGGGTTTTACGGTACTAGAGTCTTTACAGTGAGGGGTGTCAGAAGAACGGATACTTTTATCAAACCATTTAGGCTGTATGACCTGACTCTGTGTGTTACACTATAATTACAATGACTGTAATACAGTGTAATTCATACTTAGACTATGAATCATCATGCCATGTGATTTTGGAATGCAGTATTACTCAATGAACTATTCCCCAGTTGGCTGTCATTTTTGACCTTGCTCAAAAGTCTGGATGAAAGAGATATTGGACTAAAATAGACGTTTCTACATAACTGAACCCCCTTTCCTTAGCCTTTTATATTTATAAGTATGGAAGTAGTGGTAAAGTAGGTTAAACCCTGAGCACCGTGGGTAAATAGGTGGGCAAGTGGTAATGAAAAGGGGGGGAAAATGATCTAGAGTAATAAAAAGGTGGGTAGAAGCAaagtttaccctccactacatcaATAGTTCTAAGTTGTAATAGGCTAGATTTGACGCTTCCAATGACTAAGTGACGTTTGTGATTACTTTGCTGTTTTGATCTGGACTATAATCCAATCACATAGTGTATTACAATCCAGAAGGTTCCATCATATAATTTTATTTGCCTGGCCTGatgtgatgtcaagcaaagtaCAACCTGTGGACCAAGAACAATGAATGTCGTCACTTTATTGATGCACTTTGTGATGTCACCGTCAACTGTACAGAATCAGTAGGCAATAAGGGATATTTGACAAGTTGCAGTTGTCTAGAAGCACATAATACATGTGTAGCTTTGTGTTTTTGTCACGTTGGTTTTTGCCGTTTGGTTTAGGCTATGTCTCATGTGACATGAGAAACTGACAAGATTACGTATTTGTTCAGGATGTGGTAggttttgtaatccaactttataTAAATGTTTACCCAGTGTTGCTAGTAGTGAAAGCATCTTCAATGGCCTGTTGAGTGTGATCAAAGTTCATTGTCCTTATTTGACTTCTCTGACCGCATCTGAGTCATGCCACAGCTTTATATTTTATAGGTCTCGCTAGTagtggtgcgtgggtaaaatcactggagaAGCCAGAAAAAATGTGCATTTTACAACCTACAGTATGCGTTGTGAGAATTGAGTTTGCTCTATAATCTGTTAGCTCATATGCCTTGTGACTGTGATATagacagtgcatttggaaagtattcagaccccttgacttttttcacattatgtaatatcacagccttattctaaaattgattaaataaaaaatattcctcatcaatccacacacaataccccataatgacaaagcaaaaacaggtttttag
Protein-coding sequences here:
- the LOC115138127 gene encoding perilipin-2-like, producing the protein MEVVEVVNNQNVVERVTSLPLVSSTYDMVSSAYCTTKDNHPYLKSMCEVAEQGVRNLTTAALTGAAPIIGKLEPQISMANDLACKGLDKIEKTLPILHQPSEQIVANAKYAVTGAKDVMSNTVTGAKDSVSHTLTNAVDRTRGAVQDGVEMTRAAVQDRMQMTRAAVSGSVNTVMESRVAQMVSSGMDTALTTSESLVDQYLPCTEDELEIEAKMVEGFDVAKDAPSYYVRLGSLSTKLRKRAYHKALAQVKDAKQRSQESISQLNHTVDLIEYTRKNIDGANQKVKGKLSSLIEWKSNEEADGNEAENIESRTLAIARSLTQQLQTTCQVLVSGLQGLPQNIQKEALFLSHSASQVYSSFSKAAAFGDLSDGVLASSKAQLGKMKESLDGVMDYLVNNTSLNWLVGPFYPRLAPPPTTTSSQSQKTPAPAEVEMKSME